The Henckelia pumila isolate YLH828 chromosome 2, ASM3356847v2, whole genome shotgun sequence genome includes a window with the following:
- the LOC140881358 gene encoding uncharacterized protein, whose amino-acid sequence MSIFHPLLFICVVVWSPSLGVSSDCDSCFVHQYVNSRAEQKFEQKTDRFWEFKEQSNSWVEVKLPYELVSCVNDKCTVVSLIQESVKESKDKDDRKGKTVEKDSYEPLKVRKRISLTKMSETSVWVTGASGSIYERFWNGLLWVIAPHELPVSAGYAVSVYMVNQTILALSESGLLYQMKLTEESQPIWVEFMPVFDQTSKGTDQNPAIRLSSGVISNDKERIYFCTKNGVLLELLGVDPPRWTNHGRPPGASVAAIADAATIKPGVLFLVSAAGDLYEYDQTSKPAWKKHIQSQGSVKDISLAPFKTCSLHGISGAHSVSLFLLTKGGELFERRLNQRKWKWVHHGNPEGHPLTSITCISQDESFENTNFLFLTTAAGFVFEYQIPKNPDSSQDKEFGENWLNHKHPSQAKAARGIPGLKLQVGRIIFPLDDGRLAELHLSGLGGENLGPNPPFSTRRKILPKYVWSLLDAPETEGWNAEYCSEQRGPSNCIVGTKDETNELTSPRSSSRWRKDSKMQQNYLSPGASASDGTLSNPREEFNFPDKWINTHFRLRLMQGGMSFFLITENGYTFEYLNTEQVWLWLRHEHSTAMEGVLGNYNGSLFLVDEQGSLLIRERTSNDLAWVNCTSMKRGRQVIGGPPWDSTPGLAPKAKVEDAIFFVSRSGTLLQFSVALRKYKWKDCKNPPGVKIASIVDQEGFRENIVLVIAGNGRLYQYNKVTELWHEHYQSQHLVLSRSPGTAMRSSPSSLRGSLFMLSEDGGLVEYQWGSSEGWNWIEHGTPCTNVTLVGATGPCFGGSELFVTGSDGSVYLRYLDQAEWKWKDCGFPDAGYNNGDESEKRVEGKSDKYEVYNGQDFAGIFEKIEGNSDDDKDCDPKVASTRPIPFSEDSVIFELRDGRLAELRRTEDKWLWSRTIGTPTSLCMTNFWTSLAS is encoded by the exons ATGTCTATTTTCCACCCATTACTGTTCATCTGCGTTGTAGTTTGGTCTCCGAGCCTTGGTGTTTCTTCTGACTGTGATTCTTGCTTTGTTCACCAGTATGTCAACAGCAGAGCTGAACAAAAATTTGAGCAGAAAACAGACAGATTCTGGGAGTTTAAGGAACAATCCAACTCGTGGGTTGAGGTTAAACTGCCTTATGAACTTGTTTCTTGTGTTAATGATAAGTGCACGGTTGTGAGTTTGATTCAAGAATCAGTGAAGGAGAGCAAAGATAAAGATGATCGTAAAGGAAAAACCGTGGAGAAAGATTCTTATGAACCTCTGAAGGTGAGGAAGAGGATTTCTTTGACAAAAATGTCCGAAACTTCGGTCTGGGTGACGGGGGCGAGCGGGTCCATATACGAGAGGTTCTGGAATGGATTGCTGTGGGTGATTGCACCTCATGAGTTACCAGTTTCTGCAGGATATGCAGTTTCTGTTTATATGGTGAACCAGACAATTCTTGCTTTGTCTGAATCAGGGCTTCTGTATCAG ATGAAGCTAACAGAAGAATCACAGCCAATCTGGGTTGAGTTCATGCCAGTATTTGATCAAACAAGTAAAGGAACAGATCAAAATCCTGCTATTCGTCTTTCTTCTGGAGTTATTTCAAATGACAAGGA GAGAATTTATTTCTGTACCAAAAATGGGGTCTTATTAGAGCTTCTTGGTGTTGATCCTCCAAG GTGGACGAATCATGGACGGCCCCCGGGAGCAAGTGTTGCTGCCATCGCCGATGCTGCCACAATTAAACCTGGAGTTCTTTTCCTTGTGAG TGCTGCAGGAGACCTTTATGAGTATGATCAGACATCAAAACCTGCATGGAAGAAGCATATACAGAGTCAGGGATCAGTAAAAGATATTTCCTTAGCACCATTCAAGACATGCAGCCTACATGGAATATCCGGAGCTCATTCAGTGTCACTCTTCCTCTTGACTAAG GGAGGCGAGTTGTTTGAGAGACGACTGAACCAGAGGAAATGGAAATGGGTGCATCATGGGAATCCTGAAGGGCATCCATTGACCTCCATCACTTGCATTTCCCAGGATGAATCTTTCGAGAATACGAACTTCTTGTTTCTTACTACCGCTGCAGGTTTTGTTTTTGAGTATCAAATCCCAAAGAATCCAG ACAGTTCTCAGGATAAAGAATTCGGAGAAAACTGGTTAAATCATAAGCATCCTTCACAAGCAAAAGCTGCCAGAGGTATTCCAGGGTTGAAACTGCAAGTTGGACGGATCATCTTTCCTCTAGACGATGGTAGGCTTGCAGAGCTTCATTTATCAGGTCTTGGAGGTGAAAATTTGGGCCCCAATCCTCCATTTAGTACCCGGAGAAAGATTTTGCCCAAATATGTATGGTCATTGCTGGATGCACCTGAAACAGAAGGATGGAATGCTGAATATTGCTCGGAACAACGCGGGCCCTCAAATTGCATTGTAGGCACGAAAGATGAAACTAACGAATTAACGAGTCCAAGATCAAGTTCTAGATGGAGAAAGGACAGCAAAATGCAGCAGAATTACCTTTCGCCTGGTGCATCAGCATCTGATGGTACTTTGTCCAATCCACGAGAAGAGTTTAATTTCCCAGATAAGTGGATAAATACACATTTTCGTCTCCGTTTAATGCAAGGGGGAATGTCGTTTTTCCTCATAACAGAGAATGGTTATACATTTGAATACTTGAATACCGAACAAGTGTGGTTGTGGCTAAGACACGAGCATTCGACAGCAATGGAAGGCGTTTTGGGCAACTACAATGGAAGCTTGTTTCTAGTCGATGAACAGGGGAGTTTGCTGATCAGGGAAAGAACCAGCAATGATCTGGCTTGGGTCAACTGTACTTCCATGAAGAGAGGTAGACAAGTAATTGGTGGTCCACCGTGGGACAGTACACCAGGACTAGCACCGAAAGCTAAAGTAGAAGATGCGATTTTCTTCGTCAGCAGAAGTGGGACGCTGCTACAATTCTCA GTTGCGCTGAGAAAGTACAAGTGGAAGGATTGCAAGAATCCTCCAGGCGTGAAAATCGCAAGCATAGTAGACCAGGAGGGATTCAGGGAGAACATCGTGTTGGTTATAGCGGGCAATGGACGGTTATACCAATACAACAAGGTTACAGAACTGTGGCATGAACATTACCAATCCCAGCACTTGGTTTTGTCAAGATCACCAGGAACGGCAATGAGATCGTCACCATCATCACTCAGAGGCTCACTTTTCATGTTATCGGAAGATGGCGGATTAGTTGAGTATCAGTGGGGTTCGTCGGAGGGATGGAACTGGATAGAACATGGGACTCCTTGTACAAATGTGACATTGGTTGGAGCAACGGGGCCTTGCTTTGGAGGGAGTGAATTATTTGTAACCGGTTCAGACGGAAGTGTTTACTTAAGATATTTGGATCAAGCGGAATGGAAGTGGAAGGATTGCGGATTTCCTGATGCAGGATACAACAACGGTGATGAAAGTGAAAAACGAGTTGAAGGAAAATCAGACAAGTATGAGGTATATAATGGTCAAGATTTTGCAGGAATATTCGAGAAGATCGAAGGAAACAGTGATGATGACAAAGATTGTGACCCAAAG GTAGCATCTACAAGACCAATCCCATTTTCTGAAGATTCGGTCATATTTGAGTTGAGAGATGGCCGA TTGGCAGAGCTACGACGAACGGAGGATAAGTGGCTATGGTCGCGCACGATTGGTACTCCAACAAGCTTATGCATGACGAATTTCTGGACATCATTGGCATCATGA